The Micromonospora sp. NBC_00421 DNA window GCCCGGAACGCGCCGACGGTGGCGATGTCGATCTCGCCCACGGCGCGCACCTCGACCACGTCGTCGGCCACCCGGAGCCGCACGTGGAAGCGGTCCTCTCCCTGTGTCATGCCCCGAATCTAGCCCCCACCCCCGACGTTTCCGCCCTGCCCGAGGTGGGTTTCCGGGTAGTCCCAGGGTCGCCCCGGAGCCGACCCCGACTCCTCCTCAGGGTGGAGCACCGCCGGTCACGCGAGGCGGCACCCGCAGCGCCCGTAAGACGCGCGGAACCCCTGGCAGGACGCGGTACGACCGGCCGCCCGCAAGGGCGGACCGGTCGTACCCGGTCGTTCCTCCCCCGGCGGGTGGTCAGCCGCCGCTGGCCGACGGCGCGGGTGCGGGTGACGAGCCCCCGGCGACCGCGCCCGGGTGCGCCGGGCTGGTGGTCGGCGCCGGCTTCAGGCCCGGCGGTACGGGCAGCGCGCTGCCCCTGGCGAACTCGGCCCAGCTGGTGTTCCAGGCCGTCCAGCCGTTGCCCGGTCGCAACGGCACCTCGGTGCCCTTGACGGTGACCAGGTCGCCGACCTGGGTGACGCCCATCAGCCAGTCGGCGGCGGTGGACGAGACGTTGGCGCAGCCGTGCGAGACGTTGGTGTAGCCCTGGTCGCCCTCCGACCAGGGGGCGGCATGGATGAACTCGCCGCCCCAGGTGAGGCGCTGGGCGTCCTCGACGTCGACCACGTAACCCCCGTCGGGCTCGCCCCGGGTGTCGAAGCGGGTCTGCTGGTGCTTCTCCATGATCACCATCTTGCCGCTGGAGCTCGGCGTGCTCGGCTTGCCGAGACTGACCGGGATCCTGCGGATCAGCCTGCCGTCCTGGAAGACCGACATCTGCTTGGTGGCGTTGTCGATGTCCAAGGCGACCTGCCGACCGATCTTCGAGGTGGACCGCCGGTCATCGTCACCGACGTACTCCTTGCCGATCGGCAGGCCCGCCAGCGCGGACCGGACGCTGATCGTCGTACCGGTACGCCAGAAGTCAGGTGCCCGGTAGTAGACCTGGCTGCCGTCCTCCAGCCACGACCAGGTGCCCGGCTGCGGCGGGTCGGTCTTCACGAACAATCGTCGTTGCACGGCCGCCCTGGCCTCTTTGGGAATTGCCGGCTCGAATGCCACAGTCACCGGCATGGCGGTGCCGTACGTCTGGTTACCGGCGAAATAGAGCACGCTGGTCAACGCTTGCCGGTGCGTATTCGTCACCGTGGTGAACGTGGTGCGCCCGACCGTCGTCCGGCCCGAGTCGCCGGTTGCGGTCACCTCTGCGGTGTACCTGCGGCCGCTGCCCAGCGGGACCGCAGGCACCCAGCTCGACCCGTCCTCCCTCGGCTCACCGGCAACTGCCTTCCCCTTGTCGTCGGTGAGTTTCACGCTGCTCACCCGACCGTTCTTCACGGTGGTGCCGACCTCCGCGCTGATCGGCACGTCCTTCGCCCGATCGGCGGGACTCACCGACACCGTGGGGCCGGCCGCCCCGCCGGGTGCCGCCCCGGCCGCCGGCTTCCGCTCGGCGGTGCACCCGCCGAGGGCCAACGGTGCGGCTGCGATGGTTACCGCCAAAAGCGTCAATCGCCGCCTCACGTCCATATTCCGTCCCCCATTCCCAGTCCCCTTGACCACATTCTGTACGGCGTTTCTCGGGCCGGGTCGTGCTTTTCGGGGAACCGGGCGGGGAACGCCTGGCTTATGGACCCGGGCGGTGCCGGACGGGGCCGGGAGGCACCGATGTCCGGGATCGTCCGCGCCGGCATGACACGGGTCGTCAGTCCCAGTCCTGGTCGCCGTGGTTGCGGTCCCAGCGCCCCCCGACCGGCGGGGTGTCCAACCGGATCGCCGCCACCGCGTTGCCGGCCAGGTCGTTGTCCTCCACCCGGCAGCCGACACAACTGCCTCCCGCCGTGATCCAGAGCCCATGGGTCTGGGTGCGTTCGTCGTGGTTGTCCCAGATCCGGTTGCCCCGCACGGTCGCCGAGTCGAACGCCGCGGCGATCGCGATGCCGGCCCGGACCGGTGGCGCGGCCGGCAGCTCGTACGGGGTGCCCGGCAGCGGGGTGTCCCCGCTCCAGCCGGAGTAGGCGTCCGGGCGTACCGGGGCGAGGTGCAGCTCGGTGGCGGTGTTGGCGGCCACCACGGCGACCCGCCGGCCGACCCGCAGCACCTTGCCCCGGTGGCTGTCCTGCGCCCAGGTCGCCGACCGGTCGACCAGGGACCGTTCGCTGTAGCGGACCGACTCGCCGCCACCGCAGGACGCCTCGGCGCACTGCCGGCCGTTGTTGCGGATCCGGTTGTCGAGCAGCATCGCGTCGGTCATCGGGCGGTCCACCCGGATGGCGTCCAGGCCGTTGCCCCAGAACTCGTTGCTCTCCACCACCACGTCCTGCGCCGGGCGCGGGTAGCCACGGCCCAGGTCGTGCTGGTGGTAGCCGTACCCGCCGTTGCTGCTGATCCGGTTGCCGCGCACCGTGTACGGCCCCGGGGTGTTACCCACGCTGATCCCGTCGCGCACGTTGCCGTCGATGACGCAGTCGGTGAGCAGACCGCCCCGGCCTGCGACTCCGGCGGTGCCGTTGCCGGACACGTCGTAGCCGGCCTCCAGGTTGCCCGTCATCGTGCAGCCGGTGACGATCAGCCCGTCGGCCCCCCAGTCGGAGATGCCGAACCGGTTGCCCTGGCTGTGGCAGCCGATGATCCGGTAGCCGCGCGGCGGCGTCCAGTAGTCCTTCTGGAGTTCGAGGAAGATGCCGTTGGTGCCGTTGGCCAGGGCTGTGCAGTTGGCGATGGTGAGCCGTTCCATGTCGCCCCAGCCGCCGATGCCGATGCCGATGCCCGCGCCGCCCATCTGCTCGCCGTTGTCCAGCCGGCCGCAGCCGACCACCACCACCCCGTCGACCAGGGTGTCCTGGAGGAAGTCGCAGCCCAGTCCGCTCGCTCCGGTGTGGTGGATGTAGAGGTTGCGGAACACCCCGCGCACCACGTACTGCAACCCGAGGCCCTTGGCCAGGTAGTTGTACTCGGCGAGGGCCACCCCGGAGCCATCGATCTCGAAGTCGGCGAAGGTGCAGTCGGCGATGTGCCGGTCCCGGTCCGCGCCGTGCTGGAGCACCGTCCAGAACGCCAGTGGCGTCGGGTCGCTGCGATTGCCCTCGTTGCTGAGCAAAAACCGGGTGGCGGCCGGGCCGGCGCCGATCAGCGACACCCCGCTGCGCCACACCGTGCCGGCGTCCCGGATGGAGTAGATGCCCGGCGGGCACCAGATCACCCTGGCCCGCCCGTCGGCCGCGTAGCCGTCACCGAGCCGGTCCACCAGGGCGGCCAGCGCCGGCTGGTCGTTGGTCACCCCGTCACCGGTCAGGCCGTAGTCGTGGGCGTTGCACCACAGCGGCGCACCGGCCACGGGCGGACGGCGGTCCCGCAGGGCGACGGGCAGACCCTGGTACGGCACGGGAGACTCCTCTCGGCGGTGCGTCCACGACCGGTGCGGCGGGTTCTCGACCGCCGCCGGTTTCCCGGCCCGTCGACCGGAAAACCCCGCCCCGCTGCCGGCGGGCCCCGACGAAGCGGACGAACGCCCCGACATGCCGACGGAGCCGGTCACCCCGCCCAGGGTGACCGGCTCCGCGGCGTACCGCTCAGACGTTCGCGACCAGCAACGCCGGCTGTTCGACGCAGTCGGCGACGTGCCGCAGGAAACCACCTGCCACCCCGCCGTCGCAGACCCGGTGGTCGAAGGTGAGGCTGAGCTGGGTCACCTTGCGGACCGCCAACTGCCCGTCGACCACCCACGGCTTGTCCACGATCCGCCCCACCCCGAGCAGCGCCGCCTCCGGGTGGTTGATGATCGGGGTGGAACCGTCCACCCCGAACACGCCGTAGTTGTTGAGGGTGAAGGTGCCACCGGTGAGCCGGGCCGGCGGCAGGGTGCCGGCGCGGGCGGCGGCGGTGGTCTCCGCCAGCGCGGCGGCCAGCTCCCGGGTGGTGAGCCGCTGGGCGTCGCGCAGCACCGGGACGAGTAGGCCCCGGTCGGTCTGCGCGGCGATGCCCAGGTGCACCCCGGCCGACTGGACGATCCGCTGCCCCTCGGTGTCGACGTGCGCGTTGAGCTGCGGGAACCGTCGCAGCCCGCTGAGGCAGATCCGGGCCAGCAGGGCCAGCACGCTGACCGGGGCGTCCGGGGTGGCCGCGTTGATCGCCGCCCGGGTCGCCAGCAGCGCGGTGGCGTCCGCGTCGACCCAGATGGTCACCTCGGGGATCTCCCGGCGACTGCGGGAGAGCTTGTCGGCGATCACCCGGCGGATGCCGGTCAGCGGGATGACGACGTCCTGCGCATCGGCCGGGGCCAGCCCGACGTGCCCGGCCGTTGCCGGCCGGTCCGCGCCGGCGGTCTGCCGGTCCGGGACGACACCGTGCTGCGCCGAGGCGACGACGGGCCGGCCCGGTGGGGTGTCCAGCGCTGCCTCCACGTCGGAGCGACGGATCACGCCGCCGGGGCCGGTGCCGCGCAGCGCGGCCAGGTCCACCCCGTGCTCCCGGGCGAGCCGACGCACGATCGGCGAGATGACCAGAGCGGCCGTCCCACCGGTCGGGGCGGTTGCTTCCTCCGGTCCGGCGACGGGCTCCGGGGCCGGGGTCGGCCGGGATCGGCGGCGACGGCGGGCGGTGCCGCCGTGCCCGGTGCCGTACCCGATCAGCACGTTGCCGGAACCGGCCCGCTCCTCCTCGCGGTAGGTGGCGTGCCCGGCGGGCTCGTCGCCGCCGTCGGGCGACGCGATGGTGATAAGCGGTTGGCCGACCGGGCGCGTCTCGCCGGCCGCGCCGTGCAGGGCGACCACCCGGCCGGCGTACGGGCAGGGCACGTCGACCACCGCCTTGGCGGTCTCCACCTCCACCACGCTCTGGTCCACGGTGACCACGTCGCCGACGGCGACCCGCCACTCGACGATCTCCGCCTCGCTCAGCCCCTCGCCCAGATCGGGCAGGAGGAAGACCCGGGTTCCTGCGGGGGCCTGCGGAACGGTGACGGCCTGCGCTGCGGTGCGGGCGCTCACGCCGCGCTCCCCTGGAGCAGCCAACGCGGGTCGGGCCGGTCGTCCCACTGGAGGCGGGCCACCGTGTCGAGCACCCGGTCCACCCCGGGCAGGTGGGTGTGCTCCAGCATCGGCGCCGGGTAGGGGATGTCCAGCCCGGCGACCCGCAGCACCGGTGCGTGCAGGGCGTGGAAACAGCGCTCCTGCACCCGGGCGGCGATCTCCGCCCCGACCCCGGCGAAGCCCTGCGCCTCGGTGATCACCACGCACCGGCCGGTGCGGCGTACCGAGGCGGTGACCGTGGCGTCGTCGAAGGGCACGATGGTCCGGACGTCGACCACCTCCAGGTCCCAGCCCTCCTCCCGGGCGGCCTCGGCGGCCTCCAGCGCCACCGGCACCGCCGGGCCGTACGCGACCAGGGTGGCGTCGGTGCCGGGTCGACGCACCACGGCCCGGCCGAACGGCGCGGTACGGGCCGGCAGCTCCGCGTCGGCGCTGGCGAAATAGAGCTTCTTCGGCTCCATGAACACCACCGGATCGGGGTCGGCGATCGCCTCCCGCAGCAGCGAGTACGCGTCCTCGACGGTCGCCGGGGTGACCACCTTCAGCCCGGGGGTGTGTGCGTAGTACCCCTCGGACGAGTCGCAGTGGTGCTCCACCCCGCCGATGCCACCGGCGTAGGGCACCCGGATGACCATCGGCACGCTCAACGCGCCCCGGGTGCGGTTGCGCAGCTTCGCCACGTGCGAGGCGATCTGTTCGAACGCCGGGTAGGCGAACGCGTCGAACTGCATCTCGACCACCGGCCGCAGCCCGGTCATGGCCAGGCCGACGGCGAAGCCGACGATGCCGGCCTCGGCGAGCGGGGTGTCGAAGCAACGCTTGTCGCCGAACCGGGCCTGCAACCCGTCGGTGATCCGGAAGACCCCGCCGAGCTGCCCGACGTCCTCGCCGAAGACGAGCACCCGCTCGTCGTCGAGCATCGCGTCGGCGAGCGCGGCGTTGAGCGCCTTCGCCATCGTCATGGTGGCCATCAGGCGTCCCCCTCCGCGTCGGCGGCCAGCTCGGCGCGCACCTGTTCGCGCTGCTCGACAAGTTGCGGGGTCGGCTCGGCGAAGACGTGGTCGAACAGGCTCAGCGGGTCGACCGTCGGCTGGGCGTGCATCCGCTCCCGCAGGTCGGCGGCGTACCCCTCGGCCTCGGCGGCGACCTGCGCCACCGTCGCGTCGTCCAGCTCACCCCGGTTGCGCAGGTACGCCTCCAGCCGGGCCACCGGGTCGCGGCCCCGCCACGCCTCGACCTCGTCGGGATCCCGGTAGCGGCTGGCGTCGTCGGCGTTGGTGTGCGCCTCCATCCGGTAGGTGTGCGCCTCGACCAGGTACGGCCCGTGCCCGGCGCGGGCGTGCGCCACCGCCCGGGTGAGCACCGCGAGCACCGCGAGCGGGTCGTTGCCGTCGACCTGCTCGCTGGGCACCCCGTAGCCGACGCCCTTGTAGGCCAGGCTCGGCGCGGCGGTCTGCCGGGACAGCGGCACGCTGATCGCGTACTTGTTGTTCTGCACGAAGTAGACGACCGGGGCCTTGAACACGGCGGCGAAGTTGAGCCCCTCGTGGAAGTCACCCTCGCTGGTCGCGCCGTCGCCGATGAAGGCCAGCGCCACGGTGTCCCGCCCCTGGTAGGACTCGCCGTAGGCCAGTCCGGCGGCGTGCACGCACTGGGTGGCCAACGGGGTGCACTGCGGCGCGGTGTGCACCACCGTCGGGTCGTACCCGCAGTGCCAGTCGCCGCGCAGCAGGGTCAGCACCTCGACCGGGTCGATGCCCCGGGCGGTCAGCGCCATCGACTCCCGGTAGGTCGGGAAGACCCAGTCGTCGTCGCGCAGCGCGAGCACCGCACCGACCTGGCAGGCCTCCTGGCCGCGCGAGGACGGGTAGACGGCGAGCCGGCCCTGCTTGGTCAGTGCGGTGGCCTGCGCGTCGAACCGGCGGCCGACGACCATCCGGCGGTACATCTCGCGCAACACCTCGACCGGCGGCTCGGGCAGGTCGGCGCGGGACGGCAGCGGGGTGCCGTCGGGGTCGAGCAACCGCACCGGCTCGGTCTGCGGGAGCAGGCCGGCGGTGGGTTCGGGGGCGACCGGGGTGGCCGGTCGACGGGTACGCGGGGATGCCCTGCGGACCGCCTGGGGTGTGGTCGTCACGGCGGGGACCTCCTGGACGTGTGGTGGCCCTATGCTCCAGCCGTTGGATGATTGACTCAACGTTCCCGGTGAACGCGGGACGATTGGCCTACCGAGGAGTATCTGATGAGCCAGCAGACCACCCCGTCGGCGGCCCTACCGGGCGGAACGGGACGTTCGGTCGCCCCGCTGGACGAGGTGGACCGACGGGTCCTCGACGAGCTGACCCGTGACGGCCGGCTGTCCATGCGTACCCTCGCCGAGCGGGTGCACGTCTCGCGCACCAACGCGTACGCCCGGGTGGAGCGGCTGCTGCGCGACGGGGTGATCACCGGGTTCCGGGCCCGGGTGGCGCCGGAGCCGGCCGGGCTGGGCACCTCGGCGTACATCTCGCTGACCATCCAGCAGAACACCTGGCGGGAGGTGTCGGCGGAGCTGGCCCGGGTGCGCTACATCGAGCACGTGGCGCTGCTCAGCGGGGAGCACGACGTGCTGGCCCTGGTCCGCGCGCCGGACAACGCCACCCTGCGGGACGTGGTGCTCAGCCGGGTGCAGGGCATCGCCGGGGTGCTCTCCACCCGGACCTGGCTGGTCTTCGACGAGTTCGACGGGGCCGGCAGCCCCTGGGGGTGAGCGGCCCGGCGCGGTCGCTCAGGCCCCGACTGGCCGGTCCGGGGACGGCCGGGCGGCGGGTCAGCGTTCCGGTGGGGCGGCCAGGCCGGCGCGGTCGGCCAGCGCCAACAGCGGCTCCAGGGAGTAGCGGTCGCCGTCCAGGCCGGCGTGCGGGTCGCCGCGCTCGGCGAACCGGGCCGGCATGCTCAGCACGTCGAAGTCCTCCGGGCGGGCGTCGTCCAGCTCGGCCCACGCCAGCGGGGCCGACACCAGCGCCGCCGGGGTGGGCCGGATCGAGTACGCCGAGGTGACCGTGTGGTCGCGGGCCATCTGGTTGTAGTCGATGAAGACCGGCTTGTCCCGCTGGTCGCGCCACCAGGTGGTGGTGACCAGGTCGGGCAGCCGCCGCGCCAACTCGTGGCCCAGGGCCAGCACCGCGCGCCGGCAGTCGCCGAAGCTCCACCGGGGCTCGATGGAGAGGTAGACGTGCAGGCCCCGCCCGCCGGTCGTCTTGGGGTAGCCGACCATGCCCAGCTCGGTGAGGAAGGCCCGGACCTCGTGCGCCACCGGCACCACCTGGTCGAACCCGACACCCGGCATCGGGTCCAGGTCGATCCGGAGCTGGTCGGGGCGCTCCACGTCGGCCGTCGTCACCGGCCAGGGATGGAACCGCAGGGTGCCGAGGTTGGCCGCCCAGATCACCACCGCCAGCTCGCTCGGCGCGACCTCGTCGGCGGTACGACCGCTGGGGAAGGTGAGGTGTGCGGTGCGGACCCAGTCGGGAGCACCGGCCGGGAGCCGTTTCTGGTAGAACGCATCACCCCGGTTGTCCTGCCGGGTGCCGATCTTGGCCCCCTCGAACACCCCGCGCGGCCAGCGTTCCAGCATCGTCGGCCGGTCCCACAGGGCGCGCAGGATGCCGTCGCCGACGGCCAGGAAGTAGCCGACCACGTCCCGCTTGGTCAGCCCGCGCTCGGGAAAGTAGGGCTTGTCGGGGCTGGAGATGCGGACCAGCCGCTCCCCCACCTGGATCTCCTCGGCCGCCGTCGCCACGCCCACACGGTAACGGCCACCCCCGACACCCACAGCCGGCTCACCGGATCGCAGCGATTCGCGTGAGGGCTACGGCTCGGGCTGCCCGACGTAGGTGCCGCGCTGCGGCACGGTGTAGACCAACCCGCGCTCGCGGAGCTCGGCGACGGCACGGCGGGCGGTGCCGCGGGCCACCCCGAACTCCTGCACGATCGCCGCTTCGCTCGAAATCGGTCGATGCGCCGCAAGATCACCACTGGCGATGCGCTCGGCCAGGATGTTCGCCACCTGGCGATAGACCGGCACCGGGCCGTCTGGGTCGATCACGACACGACGCTAATCGAGAAACAGGTCTTTAGCTATGGCACCCGAACGCCAAACCGTTCAGCGTTCCTCGTCGTCCGCGCCGCGCGGTTGATTCGGCCGGTACTGCCTGATCCACGCATCGACCGCCGTGCGATCCCAGACGCGGACCTTGCCGCTTGCCACCGTGTCGATCGGCGTCGGGAAGGTCGGACGGTTGGTGATCTCGGTGGCCCTGGTGCGCGACACGCCACCGAGCATGTCCGCGATGTCGGAGAGGGCTACGAGTCTCACGATGCGACCGTATGTACGTGCGCCGTGCACACGTTGCCACTTCCAACCTTGACGGTGTGCACGTTGAAGGTGATGCTGGTGAAGCACATCCGGTAGCGGTCCGGGTGCCTGATCGGAGATCGGTGCCCGGACCTGCCTGTCCCCAGAAAGGGCCGACCATGCCGATGGACGAACCGATCTCGCCAGCCCTGGTCATCTGGACCGCCCAGCGGGTGTTGGCCCAGCACCACGAGGCCCCGGACGGGCCGCCACCGCTGCGCCGCTGCTTCCAGTGCTGCGACGACGGATGCCACATGCTGACCTGGGCGCGCTCGGTGCTGCGGGCTCACCGGCAGCCGCCGCCGCTCCCCCACTAGGCTCGCCGCCATGGCGACCTATCTCGACGTACACCCGGAGAACCCGCAGCCCCGGACGATCGCCCGGGTGGTCGACCTGCTGCGCGGCGACGGCCTGGTCGCCTACCCGACCGACTCGTGCTTCGCACTCGGTTGCCAGCTCGGCAACCGGGACGGTCTCGACCGGATCCGGGAGATCCGGCAGCTGGACAGCAAGCACCACTTCACCCTGGTGTGCCGGGACTTCGCGCAGCTCGGCCAGTTCGTGCACATCAACAACGCGGTGTTCCGGTCGCTGAAGGCGGCCACCCCGGGCAGCTACACCTTCATCCTGCCCGCCACCAAGGAGGTGCCGCGCCGGCTGCTGCACCCGAAGAAGAAAACCGTCGGGGTACGCATCCCCGACCACCCGGTCGCGCAGGCGCTGCTGGCGGCGCTGGGTGAGCCGCTGGTGTCGAGCACCCTGCTGCTGCCCGGCGAGACCGAACCGATGACCCAGGGCTGGGAGATCAAGGAGCGGCTCGACCACGCGATCGACGCGGTGATCGATTCCGGTGAGTGCGGCACGCTGCCCACCACCGTGATCGACTTCTCCACCGACGAGCCGGAGATCGTCCGCTACGGCGCGGGCGACCCGACCCGCTTCGAATAGTCGCGCGCCGGCCCGTCTCCTACCTACGTCCCGGGGCGCTCGATCCGGGTCGACCCACCGGCTGGTCGTCGGGTCAGGAACCGGGTTCGGGAGGCGGCAGCGGCAGCGGCTCGACGACCGGGTCGACGTCACGGGCGGAGTGGACGGGTGCCGGCCGGGCCGGACCCGTCGTCCGGCTGTGCCGGCGGCCCGCGCCCACCGGCCCGGAGTGTCGGGCCACCTCGCAGGTGACCAGGCGGATCGGGGCCGGCGGCACGGCGAACTTCCCCGGACCCCAGCGCACCCAGAGGGCGACCCGGCCGGCGGCGGCCTCCGCCGCGAGCTTCTCCCAGGTGCGCCGCCGGTCGGTATGGTCGATCTCGATCACCACGGGCGGCCCGTCCCGGCGGGCGCACGCCACGTCCAGCACCGAGTGCCGGTCGGTCATCGGCGGGGGCAGCGGCAGCACGCTCGCCGCCCGACGGTAGGACCGCCAGCCCTGCCCGGCGGCCCAGGCCAGCACGGCGTCGATGATCCGCGCGGTCACCTCGTCGGTGCCCAGGTCGACGAATTCGAGCCGATCCAGCCAGGCGGTGAGCGATGCCGCCAACCGTTCCCCGTCCGCCGCACTGTCTACCCCGCCGTCCACCCGGGGAGGGTATCGACCCACTGGCGACGGGCCGACCCCGGACCAACGGGCGCGCTCCCCGACCGGTGGGGCGGCGACGGACCCTCCGGATCACATGATCGACGCCGAATCGTTGATGTAGTGGCATCCGTCGGCTCCGATACCACTACATCAACGATGTTGCGCAGCGCCTTCCGCTCGGACCTCGGGCGGCGCAGTGGGGCGGTTATCCGGGTCGGGGTGGGGGTAGGGATGGGGCATGGCGGAACTGGCAGCGCTGTGGATCGTCCGGCACGGTGAGAGCACGGCGAACGTCGCCGCCTCGGCGGCCGAGGCGGACGGCGCGGAACTGATCGACCTGACCCACCGGGACGCCGACGTGCCACTGTCGGACACCGGCGAGGAACAGGCGCGGGCCACCGCGCGCTGGCTGGCCGACCTGCCGGAGCAGCGACGACCCGACCTGGCGGTCGTCTCGCCGTATCTGCGGGCGAGGCGGACGGCCGAGTTGGCGTTGGCCGGCACCGGCATCCCGGCCAGTGTCGACGAGCGGCTGCGTGACCGGGAACTGGGCATCCTCGACGGGTTGACCGGGCACGGGGTGACCCGCCGGTTTCCCGACGAGGCGGCCCGCCGGCAACGGCTCGGCAAGTTCTACTACCGGCCCCCGGGCGGTGAGTCCTGGACCGACGTGGCGCTGCGGCTGCGTACCCTCCTCGGTGATCTGCGCCGCGACCACCAGGGGCAACGGGTGCTGCTGTTCGGGCACGACGCCCTGGTGTTCCTGCTCCGTTACCTGGTGGAAGGGCTCACCGAGGCGGAGCTGATGCGGCTGACCCGGGAACACGTGATCGCCAACTGCTCGGTGACCGGCTGGTCGGCGGACGCCGCCGGCCGGCTCGTCCCGGCCATCTTCAACGACGTCGCCCACCTGCACGCACAGGGTGCCCCACCCACCACGGAGGACGAGATCCATGCCGAACCGGTCTGACACCCGGGTCATCACCCCGGGTCTGCTGCGGGACTGGGCGCTGCCGACGCCGACCGGAGGCAAGGACAACCGGGGAACCGTGCTGGTGGTCGGTGGCTCCCGTTTCACCCCGGGCGCGGTGCTGCTGGCCGGGGTGGCCGCGCTGCGCGCCGGGGCCGGGGTGCTGCAACTGGCCGCCGCCGAGTCCACCGCCGCCGCGCTGAGCATCCAGGTGCCCGAGGCCATGGTGGTCGGCCTGCCGGAGACCGACGACGGCGCGGTCGCCGGTGACCCGGGCGACCGGCTCGGTGACCTGGTCGCGCAGGCCGACGTGGTCACCGTCGGGCCGGGCCTCAACGACATCGACCAGACCCGCGCGCTGCTGCGCCTGGTGCTGTCGGCGGCCGGGCCGCACACCGCACTGGTCTTCGACGCGTACGCGCTGGGGGCGCTCAGCCACGAACCGGACCTGCTGGTCGGCGCGGACCGGAAGGTGGTGCTGACCCCGAACCTCACCGAGGCCCGGCACCTGCTCGGCCGGGATCCCGGCGACGACCTGGACGCCGACTCCCGCGAGCTGGCCCGCCGGTACGAGGCGGTGGTCTCCCTCTACGGCCACATCGCCACCCCCGACGGCCAGGGCTGGCGGGAGGAGAGCGGCGACGCCGGGCTGGGCACCTCGGGCAGCGGCGACGTGCGGGCCGGCCTGCTCGCCGGACTGCTCTCCCGGGGTGCCGAGCCCGCCCAGGCAGCCTGCTGGGCGGCGTGGGTGCACGCGGTCAGCGGGCAACGGCTGGTGCCCCGGTACGGCCGGATCGGGTTCCTCGCCCGCGAGCTGCTCGACGAGATCCCGCACACCATCGCCACCGTCTGACGTCGCCTTACATTCGTCGACCACGATCCGTTTCCGCAGCTCGTCCCGGGGTATCGGGAGCACCGTCAGCCGATCAAGGAGGTCTGCCGGTGTCCACCGACGCCATCGTCCTGCTCAAAGAGGACCACAAGGAGATACGCCGCCTCTTCCGCGAGTTCGAGAAGGCGCAGGAGGGGCCGGCCAGTCGCCGTCGCAAGATCGTCGACGAGATCGTGGCGGCCCTGACCACGCACACCTACCTCGAGAACGAGGCGATGTACCCGGAGGTCCGCAAGCTGCTGCCGGACGTGGAGGACGACATCCTGGAGTCGTACGAAGAGCACCACGTCGCCGACCTGCTCTGCGCCGAACTGGCCGCGATGGACGCCTCCGACGACCACTTCGTCGCCAAGACGACTGTGCTGATCGAGAACGTCGAGCACCACATCGAGGAGGAGGAGCAGGAGTGGTTCCCGAAGGTACGCGAGGCGCTCGGCCGTAACCCGCTCCAGGAGATCGGCGAGCGGATGATCGCGCTGCGCCCGGACGCGCCCCGCTCGCCCGGCGACCCGAAGGCGATCAAGAGCGCCCGGCACGCCACCACCGCCTGACCGCACCCGCACCCTGCGGGGTCCGACCGCCGGTCGGGCCCCGCAGGCCGTCGCCCGCCCGGCCCGGTGGTTCACCAGGCAGTCGGTGGGGCGCCCTCCGGTGCCGGCAGGATCCGCCGTACCCGCCCCGGGGGGATGCCGCGCTGCCGCCACTCCCGGGGGTAGCCCACCGAGACCTCCTCGAACCGCACCCCGTCCTTCCAGGTGGTGCGTGGGATGTGCAGGTGCCCGTAGACCACCGCGGCGGCGACGAACCGGCGGTGCCAGTCGGCGGTGGCCTGCGTCCCGCACCACTGGGCGAAGATCGGGTAGCGCAGCACCTCGGTCGGGTGGCGGTCCAACGGCCAGTGGTTCACCAGCACCGTGGGCAGCGCCGGGTCCCGGGCCGCCAACCGGCGGGCGGTCGCGTC harbors:
- the pdhA gene encoding pyruvate dehydrogenase (acetyl-transferring) E1 component subunit alpha encodes the protein MGPPHVQEVPAVTTTPQAVRRASPRTRRPATPVAPEPTAGLLPQTEPVRLLDPDGTPLPSRADLPEPPVEVLREMYRRMVVGRRFDAQATALTKQGRLAVYPSSRGQEACQVGAVLALRDDDWVFPTYRESMALTARGIDPVEVLTLLRGDWHCGYDPTVVHTAPQCTPLATQCVHAAGLAYGESYQGRDTVALAFIGDGATSEGDFHEGLNFAAVFKAPVVYFVQNNKYAISVPLSRQTAAPSLAYKGVGYGVPSEQVDGNDPLAVLAVLTRAVAHARAGHGPYLVEAHTYRMEAHTNADDASRYRDPDEVEAWRGRDPVARLEAYLRNRGELDDATVAQVAAEAEGYAADLRERMHAQPTVDPLSLFDHVFAEPTPQLVEQREQVRAELAADAEGDA
- a CDS encoding Lrp/AsnC family transcriptional regulator, with product MSQQTTPSAALPGGTGRSVAPLDEVDRRVLDELTRDGRLSMRTLAERVHVSRTNAYARVERLLRDGVITGFRARVAPEPAGLGTSAYISLTIQQNTWREVSAELARVRYIEHVALLSGEHDVLALVRAPDNATLRDVVLSRVQGIAGVLSTRTWLVFDEFDGAGSPWG
- a CDS encoding DNA polymerase domain-containing protein, whose protein sequence is MATAAEEIQVGERLVRISSPDKPYFPERGLTKRDVVGYFLAVGDGILRALWDRPTMLERWPRGVFEGAKIGTRQDNRGDAFYQKRLPAGAPDWVRTAHLTFPSGRTADEVAPSELAVVIWAANLGTLRFHPWPVTTADVERPDQLRIDLDPMPGVGFDQVVPVAHEVRAFLTELGMVGYPKTTGGRGLHVYLSIEPRWSFGDCRRAVLALGHELARRLPDLVTTTWWRDQRDKPVFIDYNQMARDHTVTSAYSIRPTPAALVSAPLAWAELDDARPEDFDVLSMPARFAERGDPHAGLDGDRYSLEPLLALADRAGLAAPPER
- a CDS encoding winged helix-turn-helix domain-containing protein → MIDPDGPVPVYRQVANILAERIASGDLAAHRPISSEAAIVQEFGVARGTARRAVAELRERGLVYTVPQRGTYVGQPEP
- a CDS encoding L-threonylcarbamoyladenylate synthase — translated: MATYLDVHPENPQPRTIARVVDLLRGDGLVAYPTDSCFALGCQLGNRDGLDRIREIRQLDSKHHFTLVCRDFAQLGQFVHINNAVFRSLKAATPGSYTFILPATKEVPRRLLHPKKKTVGVRIPDHPVAQALLAALGEPLVSSTLLLPGETEPMTQGWEIKERLDHAIDAVIDSGECGTLPTTVIDFSTDEPEIVRYGAGDPTRFE
- a CDS encoding histidine phosphatase family protein, coding for MAELAALWIVRHGESTANVAASAAEADGAELIDLTHRDADVPLSDTGEEQARATARWLADLPEQRRPDLAVVSPYLRARRTAELALAGTGIPASVDERLRDRELGILDGLTGHGVTRRFPDEAARRQRLGKFYYRPPGGESWTDVALRLRTLLGDLRRDHQGQRVLLFGHDALVFLLRYLVEGLTEAELMRLTREHVIANCSVTGWSADAAGRLVPAIFNDVAHLHAQGAPPTTEDEIHAEPV
- a CDS encoding NAD(P)H-hydrate dehydratase, coding for MPNRSDTRVITPGLLRDWALPTPTGGKDNRGTVLVVGGSRFTPGAVLLAGVAALRAGAGVLQLAAAESTAAALSIQVPEAMVVGLPETDDGAVAGDPGDRLGDLVAQADVVTVGPGLNDIDQTRALLRLVLSAAGPHTALVFDAYALGALSHEPDLLVGADRKVVLTPNLTEARHLLGRDPGDDLDADSRELARRYEAVVSLYGHIATPDGQGWREESGDAGLGTSGSGDVRAGLLAGLLSRGAEPAQAACWAAWVHAVSGQRLVPRYGRIGFLARELLDEIPHTIATV